One part of the Diceros bicornis minor isolate mBicDic1 unplaced genomic scaffold, mDicBic1.mat.cur scaffold_55_ctg1, whole genome shotgun sequence genome encodes these proteins:
- the LOC131403163 gene encoding 5'-3' exoribonuclease 2-like isoform X2, translating into MKRDQPAFTPGGILTPHASGSRNSPGSQVASNPRQAAYEMRMQNNSSPSVSPNTSFTSDGPSPIGGIKRKAEDSDSEPEREDNVRLWEAGWKQRYYKNKFDVDAADDKFRRKVVQSYVEGLCWVLRYYYQGCASWKWYYPFHYAPFASDLEGIADMPSDFEKGTKPFKPLEQLMGVFPAASGNFLPPSWQKLMSDPDSSIIDFYPEDFAIDLNGKKYAWQDWCPKGTLL; encoded by the exons atgaag agagatcaaccagctttcactcctggtggaatattaacccctcatgcctcgggttcaagaaattcaccaggttctcaagtagccagtaatccgagacaagcagcctatgaaatgaggatgcagaataattct AGTCCTTCAGTATCTCCTAATACGAGTTTCACTTCTGATGGCCCGTCTCCGATAGGAGGAATTAAgcgaaaagcagaagacagtgacagtgaacctgaacgagaggataacgtcag gctttgggaagctgggtggaagcagcggtactacaagaacaaatttgaTGTTGATGCAGCTGATGACAAATTCCGTCGTAAAGTTGTACAGTCTTACgttgaagggctctgctgggttcttcgatattattaccag ggctgtgcttcctggaagtggtattatccatttcattatgCACCATTTGCTTCAGACTTGGAAGGTATTGCAGacatgccttctgattttgagAAGGGTACTAAACCG tttaAACCACTGGAACAACTTATGGGAGTTTTTCCAGCTGCAAGTGGTAACTTCCTACCTCCATCGTGGCAGAAGCTCATGAGTGATCCT gattctagcataattgacttctaccctgaagattttgctattgatttaaatgggaagaaatatgcctggcaag ATTGGTGTCCAAAGGGCACCCTGCTGTAA